In the genome of Actinomycetota bacterium, one region contains:
- the hemW gene encoding radical SAM family heme chaperone HemW, with translation MRWLDDPVESGRAAGFGIYVHVPFCSHRCGYCDFAVREVGGASSRRSELMTRYVRALLRRIRVNAPRHTDRQVTSVFIGGGTPTLLPPGELATIVATLRSEFDVAPDAEVTVECNPETASEEMFGALVEVGVERVSLGVQSTAPHVLATLERRHHADGAARAVRLARDAGIDRVSLDLIYGTPGETEADWQRTLEDALALVPEHISAYALTVHSNTPMGRAVAEGSLPAPDDDVQRGRWELAREVLDAAAFDHYEISNWARGPRQRSRHNLLYWRHGDYLAFGVGAHGHLDGYRWWHHRSVDRWLDAAEAGAVPIAGDEHLGTDERSAERLMLGLRLREGLHPHDVPPLDPASVQDAADAGLLLLTCGRFQATDDGWYLLDETVGRLVA, from the coding sequence ATGCGCTGGCTCGACGACCCCGTCGAGTCCGGACGCGCCGCCGGCTTCGGCATCTACGTCCACGTCCCGTTCTGCTCGCACCGCTGCGGCTACTGCGACTTCGCCGTGCGCGAGGTCGGCGGAGCGTCATCTCGGCGGAGCGAACTCATGACGCGGTACGTCCGGGCGCTGCTCCGCCGCATCCGCGTCAACGCCCCGCGACACACCGACCGGCAGGTCACGAGCGTGTTCATCGGAGGTGGCACGCCGACGCTGCTCCCACCGGGTGAGCTCGCCACGATCGTGGCGACGCTGAGGTCGGAGTTCGACGTCGCCCCCGACGCGGAGGTGACGGTCGAGTGCAACCCCGAGACTGCCAGCGAGGAGATGTTCGGGGCGCTGGTGGAGGTCGGGGTCGAGCGTGTGAGCCTGGGCGTGCAGTCCACCGCCCCGCACGTGCTGGCGACGCTGGAACGTCGTCATCACGCCGATGGCGCCGCCCGCGCCGTGCGCCTGGCGCGGGACGCGGGGATCGACCGCGTCAGCCTCGACCTCATCTACGGCACACCCGGCGAGACCGAGGCCGATTGGCAGCGCACGCTGGAGGACGCGCTCGCGCTCGTACCCGAGCACATCTCCGCCTACGCCCTCACCGTCCACTCCAACACCCCGATGGGGCGCGCCGTCGCGGAGGGGTCCCTGCCGGCGCCGGACGACGACGTCCAGCGCGGTCGCTGGGAGCTCGCACGCGAGGTGCTGGACGCGGCGGCGTTCGACCACTACGAGATCTCCAACTGGGCGCGTGGGCCGAGGCAGCGGTCGCGCCACAACCTCCTGTATTGGCGCCACGGCGACTACCTCGCGTTCGGGGTCGGGGCGCACGGTCACCTCGATGGCTACCGCTGGTGGCACCACCGCTCGGTCGACCGTTGGCTGGATGCCGCCGAGGCTGGTGCCGTACCGATCGCCGGTGACGAGCACCTCGGCACGGACGAACGCTCCGCGGAGCGACTGATGCTCGGCCTGCGGCTGAGGGAGGGCCTGCACCCCCACGACGTCCCGCCGCTCGACCCGGCCTCCGTACAGGACGCCGCGGACG